The following proteins come from a genomic window of Rutidosis leptorrhynchoides isolate AG116_Rl617_1_P2 chromosome 10, CSIRO_AGI_Rlap_v1, whole genome shotgun sequence:
- the LOC139871528 gene encoding protein VASCULATURE COMPLEXITY AND CONNECTIVITY-like — protein sequence MVNKGVGAFVCLAIIALDITAGILGIRAEAAQNQEKHLRLWLFECKEPSQDAYRLGFAAIVLLIIAHVLANLLSGCTACSHEEIHKASLGRQLSLISLFFTWIILAVGLGMLVIGTKANNKSNASCGLSHHHFLSIGGILCFVHSLFSITYYVTATASTH from the exons ATGGTTAACAAAGGTGTTGGTGCGTTTGTTTGTCTCGCCATTATCGCATTGGATATAACCGCAGGTATACTAGGGATCAGAGCTGAAGCAGCCCAGAATCAG GAAAAGCATTTGAGGTTGTGGTTGTTTGAGTGCAAAGAACCGAGCCAGGATGCATATAGGCTCGGGTTTGCAGCAATTGTGCTGTTGATCATAGCCCATGTATTGGCTAATTTGTTAAGTGGTTGCACTGCTTGTAGTCATGAAGAGATCCATAAAGCTTCTCTTGGTAGACAATTGTCATTAATCTCTCTCTTCTTTACATG GATAATCTTGGCCGTTGGATTGGGGATGCTGGTGATCGGGACGAAAGCAAACAACAAATCAAATGCATCGTGTGGACTATCGCATCATCATTTTCTTTCAATCGGAGGGATTTTGTGTTTCGTTCATAGCCTTTTTTCTATCACTTATTACGTTACTGCCACTGCCTCGACTCATTGA
- the LOC139870977 gene encoding laccase-4-like: protein MASCFLKVLLFVMLYLLLTAESNTSMHTATTRDYNFDIRLQTATRLCETKNIVTVNGQFPGPQIVANEGDSISVKVTNYVQHNITIHWHGIRQVRTGWADGPAYITQCPIQKGQTYTYKFTILGQRGTLFWHAHISWLRATVYGPIIVLPKHGVPYPFAKPHKEVPIIFGEWWKADTETVINQAMQAGGVPNISDAYTINGLPGISYECSGNHAYKLEVKPGRTYLLRLINAALNDELFFSIANHTLTVVEVDAVYTKPFDTDVVLLTPGQTTNVLLTTSPKSQNFMFLMVASPYKTGPARFDKSKTIGILEYSNTNKITTNKPFFEPSLPNYNDTNFATKFSKKLRSLENNKVPKQVDKHYFFTVGLGLTPCNQNQKCPGPNNTKLVGAVNNVTFVEPKTALLQSHFFNKSKGVYNTDFPTNPLVQFDYTGIPPKNMLTKNGTKVAVLPFNTRLELVMQDTSIIGPESHPMHLHGHNFFVVGQGFGDYDAKKDPKNFNLFDPVQRNTVSVPAGGWVAIRFTANNPGVWFMHCHLEVHTSWGLTMAWIVMDGKKPNEKLPPPPSDLPKC, encoded by the exons ATGGCTTCTTGCTTTCTCAAAGTTTTGCTCTTTGTCATGCTTTATTTGCTACTAACTGCAGAGTCTAACACATCAATGCATACAGCAACCACCAGGGACTACAACTTTGAT ATACGGCTTCAAACTGCCACGCGATTGTGCGAAACAAAAAACATAGTCACGGTGAATGGCCAATTCCCAGGACCTCAAATCGTCGCCAATGAAGGCGATTCGATTTCAGTTAAAGTAACTAACTATGTCCAACACAATATCACAATTCATTG GCATGGAATTCGGCAAGTTAGGACAGGATGGGCAGATGGTCCTGCATATATAACACAATGTCCCATTCAAAAAGGGCAAACATACACATATAAGTTCACTATTTTGGGCCAAAGAGGGACGTTGTTCTGGCACGCCCACATTTCATGGTTACGAGCCACAGTTTATGGACCGATTATTGTGCTTCCGAAACACGGTGTTCCTTACCCTTTTGCTAAACCTCATAAGGAAGTCCCCATCATCTTTG GTGAATGGTGGAAAGCTGATACCGAAACAGTTATAAATCAGGCTATGCAAGCTGGTGGAGTACCAAATATTTCTGATGCTTATACCATCAACGGTCTCCCTGGAATTTCGTACGAATGCTCTGGTAACC ATGCATATAAGCTTGAGGTGAAACCAGGACGAACATATCTTCTTCGATTAATCAATGCAGCTCTGAATGATGAATTGTTTTTCAGCATTGCGAATCATACACTCACAGTGGTTGAAGTTGACGCAGTCTACACAAAACCATTCGATACAGACGTTGTTCTACTAACACCAGGACAAACAACTAATGTTCTTCTAACAACAAGTCCCAAATCGCAAAATTTCATGTTCCTCATGGTTGCTAGTCCTTATAAAACAGGCCCCGCACGATTTGACAAATCGAAAACAATTGGAATCCTTGAATACTCAAATACAAATAAGATTACCACGAATAAACCTTTCTTCGAACCATCACTTCCTAACTATAACGACACAAATTTCGCAACAAAATTCAGTAAAAAACTAAGGAGCTTGGAAAACAACAAAGTTCCTAAACAAGTTGACAAACATTATTTCTTCACAGTTGGCTTAGGATTGACTCCTTGTAATCAAAATCAAAAATGTCCAGGACCAAATAATACTAAACTTGTAGGTGCTGTTAATAACGTTACGTTTGTGGAACCAAAAACCGCTCTACTTCAATCtcatttctttaacaaatcaaaagGTGTTTACAATACTGATTTTCCAACAAACCCGTTAGTCCAGTTTGATTACACAGGCATACCACCGAAAAATATGTTGACAAAAAACGGAACAAAAGTTGCGGTTCTTCCATTTAACACAAGATTAGAGTTAGTAATGCAAGATACAAGCATCATTGGTCCTGAGAGCCACCCTATGCATCTACATGGACATAACTTTTTTGTAGTTGGACAAGGATTTGGGGACTATGATGCTAAAAAAGATCCAAAAAACTTCAATCTTTTCGATCCTGTTCAACGAAACACCGTTAGTGTTCCTGCAGGCGGATGGGTTGCTATTAGGTTTACTGCAAATAATCCAG GTGTTTGGTTTATGCATTGTCATCTGGAAGTGCATACGAGTTGGGGACTAACAATGGCATGGATTGTAATGGACGGGAAGAAACCGAACGAAAAGTTACCACCTCCACCTTCTGATCTACCAAAATGTTAA